A genomic stretch from Podospora pseudoanserina strain CBS 124.78 chromosome 3, whole genome shotgun sequence includes:
- a CDS encoding hypothetical protein (COG:L; EggNog:ENOG503P4UM), producing MNRSIEQALLSLIPTHNAALPPQLTELASSLLAQSRHKASTLKAEEEIARPYACAHIACERLKTTLNLPPIEPRPPIPPRIYKRLYSHLDKILPSGTGTPGRGTPARGGLEGRVRTPSTKLREQLAPLGTSPQASKSRPLPGRTTPSKEKSLADFRDSNADGTPSKKKLGTTPQSNRKPPPLPLWIRPTLRFLCKELGPASIGPIVASGIESIVCPNGKPTEDEWVKINLVSLLGALYLFVWRGVTFPGQDLDQSTYIKFRKQLVATLNRARKEVEINVKDGDAEKAWEWWYDVKLKDLDMSALVINRHGWLELDWAKGVQDFVHMNEERARDNEEDAEREERNAEPVQLRRADTMFQERYDFLTDRKRKAYAEWKDGIMKRIKAQG from the coding sequence ATGAACCGCTCCATCGAGcaagccctcctctccctcatcccaacCCACAacgccgccctccccccacaaCTTACCGAGCTCGccagctccctcctcgcccaatCCCGTCACAAAGCCAGCACCCTCAAAGCCGAAGAGGAAATCGCCCGCCCCTACGCCTGTGCCCACATCGCCTGCGAAAGACTCAAAACCACCCTCAACTTGCCCCCTATTGAGCCCCGGCCACCCATCCCGCCACGCATCTACAAACGCCTCTACAGCCATCTCGACAAAATCCTCCCATCTGGCACTGGAACCCCAGGGCGAGGAACACCAGCTCGCGGTGGTCTTGAAGGTCGTGTCCGCACACCGAGCACAAAACTAAGAGAACAACTTGCGCCGCTTGGTACCTCACCACAAGCCAGCAAAAGCAGGCCTCTACCAGGGAGAACAACGCCAAGCAAGGAGAAGTCGCTAGCGGACTTTCGGGACAGTAACGCAGATGGCACCCCTTCGAAGAAGAAGTTAGGGACCACCCCCCAGTCAAACAGAAAGCCACCACCTTTACCGTTATGGATCCGGCCAACGCTGCGGTTTTTATGCAAGGAACTCGGCCCAGCCAGTATCGGCCCTATCGTGGCCTCCGGGATTGAGTCTATCGTTTGTCCCAATGGCAAACCGACAGAGGACGAGTGGGTGAAAATCAACCTGGTCTCGTTACTCGGTGCTCTATATCTGTTTGTCTGGCGAGGCGTTACGTTTCCCGGCCAAGATCTGGATCAGTCGACGTACATCAAGTTCCGGAAGCAACTCGTGGCTACGTTGAATAGAGCCAGGAAGGAGGTCGAGATCAATGTTAAGGACGGTGATGCTGAGAAGgcgtgggagtggtggtatGATGTCAAGCTCAAGGATCTGGATATGTCTGCCTTGGTGATCAACCGTCATGGTTGGTTGGAGTTGGATTGGGCAAAGGGAGTGCAGGATTTTGTGCATATGAATGAAGAACGAGCACGGGATAATGAGGAGGAtgcagagagagaggaaaggaACGCGGAACCCGTCCAGCTCAGGCGGGCGGATACGATGTTCCAGGAGAGATACGACTTTCTCACTGACAGGAAAAGGAAGGCGTATGCTGAGTGGAAGGACGGGATCATGAAGAGGATCAAGGCGCAGGGCTGA
- the GRE2_2 gene encoding methylglyoxal reductase (NADPH-dependent) gre2 (COG:V; EggNog:ENOG503NVWR) — translation MTKVLLTGGSGFIAAHILDQLLSASHTVITTVRSQSKADAITSAYPSQTTSGHLTVAIVPDIAQPNAFDSVLQTHGSGLEVVLHTASPFHFKFNDPKKELIDPALIGTTSILSAITQFAPSVRRVVVTSSFAAIINEAHVSDPSTVFSEKSWNPVTIDDIHRNPATAYRASKTLAEKAAWEFVQNKENDAKFDLVTINPPMVFGPVVHHLATLEAINTSNERIVDAIKGKWKGEIPPTGQAYIWVDVRDVATAHVRAGLGLVEGVAGKRLFVVSGWFSNARIAEVLRKNFPDDKEKLPEEGVKGGELPEEDKRFKYDNSETTRLLGIEWIGLERSIVDTVRSLKRVEFSA, via the exons ATGACCAAGGTTCTGTTGACTG GCGGCTCCGGCTTCATTGCGG CCCACATCCTCGACCAactcctctccgcctctcACACCGTCATCACAACCGTCCGCTCCCAATCCAAAGCCGACGCCATCACCTCCGCCtacccctcccaaaccacctcCGGCCACCTCACCGTCGCCATAGTCCCCGACATCGCCCAACCCAACGCCTTCGACTCGGTCCTCCAAACCCACGGCTCCGGCCTCGAAGTAGTCCTCCAcaccgcctcccccttccacttcaAATTCAACGACCCAAAGAAAGAGCTCATCGACCCCGCCCTCATCGGCACaacctccatcctctccgccattACCCAATTCGCCCCCTCCGTTCGCCGCGTCGTCgtgacctcctcctttgcAGCTATAATCAACGAGGCTCACGTCtccgacccctccaccgtcttctccGAAAAATCATGGAACCCGGTCACGATAGATGACATCCACCGCAACCCAGCAACCGCCTACCGCGCCTCCAAGACCCTGGCGGAAAAGGCCGCCTGGGAGTTTGTGCAGAACAAGGAGAATGACGCAAAGTTTGACTtggtcaccatcaacccGCCGATGGTCTTCGGGCCCGTGGTCCACCATCTTGCTACCCTCGAGGCGATCAACACTTCTAATGAGAGGATCgtggatgccatcaaggggaagtggaagggggagataCCCCCGACGGGCCAGGCTTACATCTGGGTTGATGTGCGGGATGTGGCGACTGCACACGTAAGGGCTGGGTTAGGGCTTGTGGAGGGGGTAGCTGGGAAGAGGCTGTTTGTTGTTTCGGGGTGGTTTTCCAACGCTCGAATCgcggaggtgttgaggaagaacTTTCCAGATGATAAGGAAAAATTGCCTGAGGAGGGGGTCAAGGGGGGAGAATtgccggaggaggataagAGGTTTAAGTATGATAATAGTGAGACgacgaggttgttggggattGAGTGGATTGGCTTAGAGAGGAGCATTGTTGATACGGTGAGGAGTTTGAAGAGGGTCGAGTTTTCTGCTTAG
- a CDS encoding hypothetical protein (EggNog:ENOG503P3VB; COG:S), whose amino-acid sequence MAGLSYQTNSSASPMPHHSAQPALAAHLKLNVGLSFPPSVSLRFTPTSTNFRFELGKKQNAKMADEELIPVSQKVRTISHMNNDHRLDLQHILQHFNNLNDYEARDPEMVDINLQFMTVKTPHTGRTHYIKFEPELANWAERRVKLVDMTHQARVGLGLEAPAEEDGKEEKGVVVREYMPPRPFDWVIFLAVLFYYFNFVATVKLGVLDGREWILDAFWPFGGHQGWMWLTKTIFWPVIAIHISEAAWLERSRLSKFGVERGSGVWWLWMGSCFIEGGMAFKRFDILVRRAEEKEDKKH is encoded by the coding sequence atggcggggttATCTTATCAGACGAACTCCTCTGCGTCTCCAATGCCCCACCACTCGGCTCAGCCCGCCTTGGCAGCCCATCTCAAACTCAACGTCGGTCTGTCATTTCCGCCCTCTGTCTCCTTGAGATTCACACCCACCTCTACCAATTTTAGATTCGAGTTGGGCAAGAAGCAAAACGCCAAAATGGCCGACGAAGAGCTCATTCCCGTCTCCCAAAAAGTCCGCACCATCTCCCACATGAACAACGACCACCGCCTCGACCTCCAGCACATCCTCCAGCACTTCAACAATCTCAACGACTATGAGGCCCGCGACCCGGAAATGGTGGACATCAACCTCCAGTTCATGACTGTGAAGACACCTCACACTGGAAGGACGCACTACATCAAGTTCGAGCCTGAACTCGCCAACTGGGCTGAACGCCGCGTCAAGCTTGTCGACATGACCCACCAAGCCAGGGTCGGTCTCGGTCTCGAGGCCCCCGCGGAAGaggacggcaaggaggagaagggggttgtggtgagggagtaTATGCCTCCCCGACCATTCGACTGGGTCATCTTCCTGGCGGTGCtgttttattattttaactTTGTGGCAACTGTGAagttgggggtgctggaCGGGCGGGAGTGGATTCTGGATGCGTTTTGGCCGTTTGGGGGCCATCAAGGATGGATGTGGTTGACAAAGACGATTTTTTGGCCGGTGATTGCGATTCATATCTCCGAGGCGGcttggttggagaggagtAGACTGAGCAAATTTGGTgtggaaagggggagtggggtttggtggttgtggatggggagttgCTTCATTGAGGGTGGGATGGCATTTAAGAGATTTGATAtcttggtgaggagggcggaggagaaggaggacaagaagcaTTAA